From the Mesotoga sp. BH458_6_3_2_1 genome, one window contains:
- the hisS gene encoding histidine--tRNA ligase, producing MISRIKGTQDIAFEDIDYWHFAEEIIRNISHKYAFTEIRTPIFEATELFKRSVGESTDVVQKEMYTFEDKGGRSITLRPEGTASVARAFIENSFINLGSPVKLFYSGPMFRYEKPQAGRLRQFHQFGAEILGSESPLADFEIIEMAYSFLKELKINNAKLFINSIGCPACREDYKTALKEYYSDKLAGMCPDCQRRYETNVLRLLDCKIDKGLVQGAPGILDYLDSDCRSHFEELQWYLERAGIDYEVDQFLVRGLDYYTRTAFEIRSSSLGSQDQLVGGGRYDGLVEYIGGKSCPAVGFAIGLERIVMLLKSENVRINGPETSEVAILTFGREESVRGFDYAKRLRKMGVSTFVDVMERNMRNKMKHASRIGAKISLLIGKEEIERDIVTIKVMNDGSQFQVDSDYMADYVVDKLRDIS from the coding sequence ATGATTAGCAGAATAAAAGGAACTCAGGATATTGCCTTTGAAGATATTGATTACTGGCACTTCGCCGAAGAGATAATCAGGAATATCTCTCATAAGTACGCATTCACTGAAATTCGAACCCCCATCTTCGAAGCGACCGAGCTTTTCAAGAGGAGCGTTGGCGAATCTACGGATGTCGTTCAGAAAGAGATGTACACATTTGAGGACAAAGGCGGCAGATCGATAACTCTGAGACCTGAAGGAACTGCAAGTGTCGCGAGAGCTTTCATTGAGAATTCCTTCATAAATCTTGGGTCACCTGTCAAACTCTTCTACAGCGGTCCGATGTTCCGTTATGAGAAGCCTCAGGCGGGAAGGTTGCGCCAGTTTCATCAGTTCGGTGCCGAGATACTGGGTTCAGAGAGCCCTCTGGCCGACTTCGAGATAATCGAGATGGCCTACAGCTTTCTCAAAGAACTGAAGATCAACAATGCGAAGCTTTTCATAAACTCAATCGGTTGCCCTGCTTGTAGAGAGGATTACAAGACCGCCCTCAAAGAATATTATAGCGACAAACTTGCCGGGATGTGTCCCGATTGTCAGCGCAGATATGAGACGAATGTTCTTAGGTTGCTAGACTGTAAGATCGATAAGGGACTGGTGCAGGGAGCTCCGGGAATTTTGGATTACCTTGATAGCGATTGCAGAAGTCATTTCGAGGAACTACAGTGGTATCTGGAAAGAGCCGGAATTGATTATGAAGTAGATCAGTTTCTTGTGCGCGGACTTGACTACTACACTCGAACTGCCTTTGAGATACGATCTTCTTCGCTCGGGAGCCAGGACCAACTGGTAGGTGGAGGACGTTACGACGGTCTGGTCGAATACATAGGAGGCAAGAGCTGCCCTGCAGTCGGTTTTGCAATAGGCCTTGAGAGAATTGTAATGCTTCTCAAATCCGAAAACGTGAGAATCAATGGACCCGAAACTTCTGAAGTGGCTATTCTGACTTTCGGAAGAGAGGAAAGCGTGAGGGGATTTGACTACGCCAAAAGGCTCCGCAAGATGGGTGTATCGACGTTCGTTGATGTGATGGAGAGAAATATGCGCAACAAGATGAAACATGCGTCAAGAATAGGGGCTAAGATTTCTCTTCTGATTGGAAAGGAAGAAATCGAAAGAGACATAGTGACAATTAAAGTGATGAATGATGGTTCTCAGTTCCAAGTTGATAGTGATTATATGGCAGATTATGTAGTAGATAAGTTAAGAGATATTTCGTAA
- a CDS encoding S41 family peptidase: MSRGKALKIVASISVLVSVFFLGAFTSMTEDEVFEKFSPVFQILSYIDRNYYDIEKVDYDAILNETLTGTMRGLDDPFAWYFDPVQTKENELDTTSKYGGIGSTVQYNIEFDCLEVVAPMAGSPSEKVGLKTGDLILTIDDVPVSDVGYYGAVNMLRGDPGTDVMLEVYRESVSEPFFVEITRAFIEIRSVKSELLTVEDLEISYIQITGFNAPTYDEFQDALNLSRNSKAYIIDLRNNPGGLLQSVLNISSLMLPKGQRVITIRYRDGQEEVYNSWGSRYNTYFADKPIVVLVNDGSASASEILTGALKDHGLATVIGTKTFGKAAVQTVFNLSNGGEIWLPTAHYFTPDGNDIHLQGIEPDIVVEPGEDVPGEDGRELTLSKASVDVENDLQLSKALETILEQLGAKTEN; encoded by the coding sequence ATGTCAAGAGGGAAAGCCCTTAAGATAGTTGCGTCGATTTCAGTACTGGTCTCAGTATTTTTTCTAGGGGCGTTTACGTCCATGACGGAAGATGAGGTTTTCGAGAAATTCAGTCCTGTATTTCAGATACTCAGCTACATAGATCGCAACTATTACGATATTGAAAAGGTAGATTATGACGCGATTTTAAATGAGACTCTGACAGGAACAATGCGTGGCCTTGACGATCCTTTTGCATGGTATTTCGACCCTGTCCAGACAAAGGAAAACGAACTGGATACAACCTCAAAATACGGTGGAATAGGGTCTACCGTTCAGTATAATATTGAATTCGACTGTCTTGAAGTAGTGGCGCCTATGGCTGGGAGCCCTTCTGAGAAGGTCGGTTTGAAGACGGGCGATTTGATTCTCACAATAGACGATGTCCCCGTATCTGATGTCGGTTACTACGGCGCCGTCAACATGTTGAGAGGCGACCCCGGTACTGATGTGATGCTGGAGGTCTATAGAGAGTCCGTCTCAGAACCCTTCTTCGTGGAAATTACAAGGGCGTTTATAGAAATTAGGAGCGTGAAGAGCGAACTGCTAACTGTCGAAGACTTAGAAATCTCTTACATACAGATAACAGGCTTCAACGCACCCACTTACGATGAATTCCAGGATGCTCTAAACCTTAGCAGAAACAGCAAGGCCTACATAATTGATCTCCGAAACAATCCAGGCGGACTTCTGCAAAGTGTTCTGAACATCTCGTCACTCATGCTGCCCAAAGGGCAGAGAGTGATAACGATAAGGTACAGAGATGGGCAAGAAGAGGTATACAACTCCTGGGGATCAAGATACAACACCTACTTCGCCGATAAACCAATTGTGGTCCTTGTCAATGATGGAAGTGCTTCAGCTTCAGAGATATTGACTGGTGCTCTGAAGGATCACGGACTTGCAACGGTTATTGGTACCAAGACCTTCGGAAAGGCCGCCGTTCAAACTGTATTCAATCTTTCAAACGGTGGAGAAATCTGGCTCCCCACTGCCCACTATTTCACTCCAGATGGAAATGATATCCATCTTCAGGGGATAGAACCTGATATCGTTGTAGAGCCCGGAGAAGACGTCCCCGGAGAAGATGGACGAGAGCTGACACTGTCGAAGGCATCAGTAGATGTCGAAAATGACCTTCAGCTATCAAAAGCTCTGGAGACGATACTTGAGCAATTAGGAGCGAAGACTGAGAATTGA
- a CDS encoding peptidylprolyl isomerase gives MPNRKSRGNSNFMKSIQRPVVWAVAILFGVGIIWWSVAQYLGGGSQGNQQNAGSEISFSESVGGLTKDGTPLSDSNYWITYSEYETSVRDTLTNLRSQGYNLDPYFDTENYPSEMGIRYDIFQSLVDQKTLLLYATENEVLPTTEQVDSETKRVVDQYVADEETKSAIIYQYGSVDAFTELIRDYVATQLLTTNVTNKAIPDMNERFQKYVEENLEDLKLNYERVDANHILVTDEASALEIKTMIDNGEISFTDAATSFSIDTGTAVNGGALGEFSRGQMVKEFEDASFDATPGVVVGPVESQFGYHLILVNSKTTFDSFEEFASTSSYQSELTQFENEEFNAWISEYRDKSNLSQEINDPDLQMYARYDEAMADPEKASELLEELERDYFDESGNILVGESFLPVVFYTELAESEIGNLRNQTLDLEDLQDLLLALPATATSMSAEQIEIELETIPSTETEIRGILLEAKRAREYISEFGVESLEEVEEMLTEKRKTFDDKNLRFENSVKYLYSVMPNSTRVVNYMYQVDGDNPEVAYMYNENSYNMNVRPLLESPELLDSYLQYYGQYFGAQARSLLIDSPVQSIESDLNQKVINSTEAATDLKISALYLLVDIYEKMAVSQENEQMMQIYLMSEKHYLEKLLELYPEDETIGSLIETIEFQISELNAQASADATQTDEATDVDMPLDTGLDTEIGSDGLNVPFENETPSPIGDVDLDVSFESEASGTVN, from the coding sequence ATGCCAAACAGGAAATCGAGAGGAAATTCTAATTTCATGAAATCTATTCAGCGGCCGGTTGTCTGGGCAGTGGCCATACTCTTTGGAGTTGGAATAATCTGGTGGTCCGTTGCGCAGTATCTGGGAGGGGGCTCCCAGGGTAATCAACAGAATGCCGGCTCCGAAATTTCTTTCAGTGAAAGTGTGGGCGGTCTCACGAAGGACGGCACACCGCTCTCAGATTCTAACTACTGGATCACCTATTCAGAGTATGAAACGTCAGTACGCGATACGCTTACGAACCTAAGGAGTCAGGGGTACAATCTCGATCCATATTTTGATACGGAAAACTATCCCAGCGAGATGGGAATTAGATACGATATTTTCCAGTCACTTGTAGACCAGAAGACGCTACTTCTGTACGCGACTGAGAATGAGGTTCTCCCGACTACGGAGCAGGTAGATTCCGAAACCAAGAGAGTCGTAGATCAATACGTTGCCGACGAAGAGACAAAATCTGCGATTATCTATCAGTATGGTTCGGTTGATGCCTTTACTGAGTTAATAAGGGACTACGTGGCGACACAACTGCTCACAACAAATGTGACGAACAAAGCTATCCCCGACATGAATGAAAGATTCCAGAAATACGTTGAGGAGAACCTGGAGGATCTGAAGCTAAATTACGAACGAGTCGATGCCAACCATATTCTGGTCACAGATGAAGCGAGCGCGTTAGAGATTAAGACAATGATTGATAACGGAGAGATTTCATTCACCGATGCAGCGACAAGCTTCTCAATCGATACAGGTACCGCAGTCAATGGCGGTGCTTTGGGCGAGTTCAGTAGAGGACAGATGGTTAAGGAGTTTGAAGACGCGTCTTTTGATGCAACACCCGGTGTTGTAGTCGGACCTGTCGAATCACAGTTTGGCTATCACCTTATACTCGTGAACAGCAAAACCACTTTCGACAGTTTTGAGGAGTTCGCCAGTACATCTTCTTATCAATCAGAGCTCACCCAGTTCGAAAACGAAGAGTTCAACGCATGGATTTCCGAATACAGGGACAAGAGCAATTTGTCGCAAGAGATAAATGACCCCGATCTGCAAATGTACGCTAGATATGACGAGGCGATGGCAGATCCAGAAAAAGCCTCCGAGCTTCTTGAAGAGCTTGAAAGAGACTACTTTGATGAATCTGGGAACATACTTGTCGGAGAGTCTTTCCTTCCTGTTGTCTTCTACACTGAGCTTGCTGAAAGCGAGATAGGAAATCTCAGGAATCAGACACTTGACCTTGAGGATCTCCAGGATCTTCTTTTAGCGCTCCCGGCAACGGCGACATCCATGTCGGCTGAGCAAATCGAGATCGAGCTTGAGACGATTCCTTCAACAGAGACAGAGATTAGAGGTATTCTCCTTGAAGCAAAAAGAGCCAGAGAGTACATCAGCGAATTTGGTGTCGAGAGTCTTGAAGAGGTCGAAGAAATGCTTACCGAGAAACGCAAGACTTTCGATGACAAGAACTTGCGGTTCGAGAATTCCGTTAAATACCTGTATTCTGTAATGCCCAATTCGACTAGGGTCGTAAACTACATGTACCAGGTTGACGGTGACAATCCTGAGGTAGCCTACATGTACAACGAGAATTCTTACAACATGAATGTGAGGCCGCTACTGGAAAGCCCCGAGCTGCTTGACAGTTACCTTCAATACTATGGTCAGTATTTCGGTGCTCAGGCGAGGTCGCTTCTAATTGACTCGCCGGTTCAAAGCATAGAGAGCGATCTCAATCAGAAAGTCATTAATTCTACTGAAGCGGCAACCGATCTTAAGATCAGCGCTCTGTATCTACTTGTCGATATTTACGAGAAAATGGCCGTATCACAGGAGAACGAGCAGATGATGCAGATCTACCTCATGAGTGAAAAGCATTATCTCGAAAAGCTCCTGGAACTCTACCCTGAGGACGAGACAATTGGATCGCTAATCGAGACAATCGAATTCCAGATTTCCGAGCTGAATGCTCAAGCCAGCGCCGACGCGACTCAGACGGACGAAGCAACGGACGTTGACATGCCTCTCGACACAGGTCTAGACACCGAAATCGGCTCAGACGGACTGAATGTTCCATTTGAAAACGAGACACCTTCACCAATAGGAGATGTCGATCTGGACGTAAGTTTCGAGAGTGAGGCTAGCGGGACAGTTAACTAG
- a CDS encoding metal-sensitive transcriptional regulator, with protein sequence MQGVDVETRKAVLNRLKRIEGQIRGLQKMVENDRVCGDILTQVSAVNSALSRVSEMIVKGYARKCVIEANESGQIEELDNLIENIIKLRGV encoded by the coding sequence ATGCAAGGAGTAGACGTAGAGACCAGAAAGGCGGTCCTAAACAGACTGAAAAGAATCGAGGGCCAGATCAGAGGCTTGCAGAAAATGGTTGAAAACGACAGGGTTTGCGGAGACATCCTTACCCAGGTTTCGGCCGTGAACTCCGCTTTGTCAAGAGTATCCGAGATGATTGTCAAGGGCTACGCGAGAAAATGCGTTATCGAAGCTAATGAGTCTGGACAGATCGAGGAGCTTGACAATCTCATTGAAAACATAATTAAGCTCAGAGGAGTCTAG
- a CDS encoding nucleoside kinase, with amino-acid sequence MANHEIFVKELGKKIPVTEETTFYELSKMCDSFHRAPIMAAKSGNSLIELCRKVNGEQEIEFIDLFSIDGMRIYTRGTLFILFIAIRELFGTAQLNVHHSRGPGLVCDIEGVEISPENLKRIETRMKELVEEDAVFEKGTLGKFEAIRSFEEDGQIDKALLFKYRKKSTVNIYRCKGYLNYFYGYMPFSTGTVKKFALIPYGDYFILNLPGTREPVKLPEFVDQPKISSVFLEHERWGKILGVKTVGELNEIICRGPKEIREIVNIAESLHEKKIAAIADRISEHREPSLILIAGPSSSGKTTFSQRLMLHLKVLGMKPVQISVDDYFVDREKTPKDENGNYDFESIYALNIDLFNEQISQLLNGKEVLLPRFDFILGKSGFHDTPIKITEGQPVIIEGIHGLNELLSRSVPRERKFKIYVSALTQMNLDNLNRIPTTDVRLLRRIVRDNRFRGHSALDTIRMWSSVRRGEDKYIFPFQEEADVMFNSAIVYELAALKGFAEPLLVQIDDSVPEYLEAKRLLRFIDYLLPMTNLEDIPRTSIIKEFIGGSVFSS; translated from the coding sequence ATGGCTAACCACGAGATTTTCGTAAAGGAATTAGGTAAGAAGATTCCGGTAACCGAAGAGACTACCTTCTATGAACTTTCCAAAATGTGTGACAGCTTCCACAGAGCTCCAATAATGGCCGCAAAATCTGGCAATTCTCTTATAGAGCTTTGTAGAAAAGTCAACGGTGAGCAGGAAATCGAGTTCATTGATCTCTTTTCGATCGACGGGATGAGAATCTACACGAGGGGAACTCTCTTTATTCTCTTTATTGCGATCAGGGAGCTATTCGGAACTGCCCAGCTAAACGTTCACCACTCAAGGGGCCCTGGTCTTGTGTGTGACATCGAAGGGGTCGAAATCTCTCCTGAAAACTTGAAGAGGATTGAGACGAGGATGAAAGAACTTGTCGAAGAGGATGCAGTTTTCGAGAAAGGGACCCTTGGTAAGTTCGAGGCGATAAGGTCATTTGAAGAAGACGGGCAGATAGATAAGGCTCTGCTTTTCAAATACAGGAAAAAGTCCACTGTCAATATCTACAGGTGCAAGGGATACTTGAATTATTTCTACGGTTACATGCCTTTTTCAACCGGCACAGTGAAGAAGTTTGCGCTGATCCCTTACGGAGATTACTTTATTCTCAATCTTCCCGGTACGAGAGAACCCGTTAAACTACCGGAATTTGTAGACCAGCCTAAGATTTCCAGCGTCTTTCTTGAGCACGAGAGATGGGGAAAGATCCTCGGTGTGAAGACTGTGGGAGAACTGAACGAAATAATATGCAGGGGACCGAAGGAAATCAGAGAGATAGTGAACATTGCGGAGTCCCTTCATGAGAAGAAAATCGCAGCGATTGCAGATCGCATTTCCGAACACAGGGAGCCTAGCCTTATACTAATCGCTGGACCCTCAAGCTCGGGCAAAACGACCTTTTCTCAGAGACTGATGCTTCATCTGAAGGTCCTGGGCATGAAACCTGTCCAGATATCTGTGGACGACTATTTTGTAGATAGAGAAAAGACTCCAAAGGATGAGAACGGAAACTATGATTTCGAATCGATATATGCTCTAAACATTGATCTTTTCAACGAACAGATTTCGCAACTTCTCAATGGAAAAGAGGTATTGCTTCCAAGGTTCGATTTTATCCTGGGAAAGAGCGGATTTCACGACACACCGATCAAAATCACCGAGGGCCAACCTGTAATAATCGAAGGAATACACGGTTTGAATGAGTTGCTAAGCAGATCGGTCCCTCGCGAAAGAAAATTCAAGATCTACGTCAGCGCTCTTACTCAGATGAACCTCGACAATCTGAACAGAATACCAACTACAGACGTCAGACTGCTGCGCAGGATTGTGCGTGACAACAGGTTTAGAGGGCACTCTGCGCTTGACACAATAAGAATGTGGTCCAGCGTGAGGAGAGGAGAGGACAAGTACATATTCCCCTTCCAGGAAGAGGCAGACGTAATGTTTAATTCCGCGATTGTTTACGAGCTGGCTGCGTTGAAGGGATTTGCGGAACCTTTACTTGTTCAGATAGATGATTCAGTACCCGAGTATCTCGAAGCAAAGAGGCTTTTGAGGTTCATAGATTACCTGCTACCTATGACAAATCTGGAAGATATTCCAAGAACTTCAATAATTAAGGAGTTCATAGGTGGAAGTGTGTTCAGTTCCTGA
- a CDS encoding DUF4912 domain-containing protein — MNNEEIQSFLSNDPTIQDLRRYAKMMGINLKRTMRKKDIARALKKFAQKNNQYSSSVTVKSPSEILRPSKPVDARIPSSYSRDFVSIHPINPYWVYVMWDLSEWTARNLENSSSKVLVRVSDITNIIYDGKNAHRFREAEISVDAGNWYFQVDFPDADYIAEIGYYIDGHFKSVLKSRIARTPRNSPKFTDHEIWVDLKKGSRREEKASHEKFTFGKHAKSSGPSDNPSSDEFIKTISKSKSGR, encoded by the coding sequence ATGAACAACGAAGAAATACAGTCCTTTCTAAGTAACGACCCGACGATTCAAGACCTTCGTCGTTATGCGAAGATGATGGGAATCAATCTAAAAAGAACAATGCGTAAGAAGGATATTGCTCGTGCTCTGAAGAAATTCGCTCAGAAAAACAATCAGTACTCTAGCAGCGTTACAGTTAAGAGCCCCTCTGAGATTCTTCGTCCTTCAAAACCCGTCGATGCCCGAATTCCTTCATCTTACTCTCGCGACTTTGTCTCGATTCACCCTATTAATCCCTATTGGGTGTACGTAATGTGGGATCTATCGGAATGGACGGCCAGAAACCTCGAGAATTCTTCATCAAAGGTTCTTGTGAGAGTCAGTGATATCACCAACATAATCTACGATGGAAAAAACGCTCACAGATTCAGAGAAGCAGAGATCTCGGTAGATGCCGGTAACTGGTACTTCCAGGTCGATTTTCCAGATGCAGATTATATCGCCGAGATTGGCTACTATATTGACGGACATTTCAAGAGCGTATTGAAGTCCAGAATTGCGAGAACTCCCAGAAACTCGCCAAAATTCACAGACCATGAAATCTGGGTAGATTTGAAGAAGGGGTCGAGAAGAGAAGAAAAGGCTTCTCACGAGAAATTCACTTTCGGGAAGCACGCTAAGTCTTCCGGACCATCCGATAATCCCTCTTCCGATGAGTTCATAAAGACCATCTCGAAGAGCAAGAGTGGAAGGTGA
- a CDS encoding glycoside hydrolase family 57 protein yields MGKGRFILMLHAHLPFINHPDFPSFMEERWLFEAITETYIPLLQGFRRLKRDGVNFKVTMSITPPLMEMFANKDLQKKYLNYLSSSIELAGNEISRTVSEHPAANRLATHYLRELEEIRAVYNECNGDLVGEFAQLQETGELEIVTCNATHGFLPLMTNFPEAINAQIEIGVDSYKKHTGREPRGIWLAECGYVPGFDSYLREHGLSFFFVDSHSLWYGDPAPRYGVYRPVVTPENVFAFARDPESSQQVWSAEVGYPGDARYREFYRDVGFDREEDYIRPYIDPSGERCNTGIKYYKITGKDVSLNEKGYYDIEDARRATVEHAKDFANRKREQIRRLSSQFDGEEPVIVAPFDAELFGHWWYEGPLFIEELFRELNGDITVVPSTPPEVIKSMEQAQVVTPNISTWGANGYNEVWLNGRNDWIYRHLDEGAKRMIELARKYDRTDDSLKIRALNQMARELLLAQSSDWAFIITTNTTVEYAVNRTKTHIDRLLSLHSEIENNSIDEEKLKTLEWVDSIFPSIDFRVYAKQVG; encoded by the coding sequence ATGGGAAAGGGAAGATTCATTCTCATGCTCCACGCACATCTGCCATTCATTAATCATCCCGATTTTCCAAGCTTCATGGAAGAGAGATGGTTGTTCGAGGCGATTACAGAAACCTATATTCCGCTCTTGCAAGGTTTCAGAAGACTGAAGAGAGATGGAGTGAATTTCAAAGTAACAATGAGTATAACTCCGCCTCTAATGGAGATGTTCGCCAACAAAGACCTGCAGAAGAAATATCTCAATTATCTGAGTTCGTCGATCGAACTTGCTGGAAACGAAATTTCCAGGACCGTTTCGGAACATCCAGCCGCCAATAGGCTGGCAACACATTATCTTCGGGAACTCGAAGAGATAAGGGCCGTCTACAATGAATGCAATGGAGACCTTGTCGGAGAATTCGCCCAACTTCAGGAAACCGGAGAGCTCGAAATTGTTACCTGTAACGCTACACACGGCTTTCTGCCCTTGATGACGAATTTCCCCGAAGCGATAAACGCTCAAATTGAAATAGGTGTTGACTCATACAAGAAACACACAGGAAGAGAACCTAGAGGAATTTGGCTCGCAGAGTGCGGCTACGTTCCAGGCTTTGATTCTTACCTGAGAGAGCATGGCCTTTCTTTCTTCTTCGTGGATTCTCACAGTCTATGGTACGGTGATCCCGCTCCGAGGTATGGGGTATACAGACCGGTGGTCACTCCGGAAAACGTCTTTGCCTTTGCAAGAGACCCCGAATCGAGCCAGCAGGTGTGGAGTGCCGAGGTAGGCTACCCTGGAGACGCGAGGTACCGGGAATTTTACAGGGACGTGGGTTTCGACCGTGAGGAAGACTATATCAGACCGTACATAGATCCTAGCGGAGAGCGGTGCAATACCGGAATAAAGTATTACAAAATTACCGGTAAAGATGTTTCTCTAAACGAAAAAGGCTATTATGACATCGAAGATGCCAGAAGGGCAACTGTCGAGCATGCAAAAGATTTCGCCAACAGGAAAAGAGAGCAGATAAGAAGGCTTTCTTCTCAGTTCGATGGAGAAGAACCCGTAATTGTTGCGCCATTTGACGCGGAGCTATTCGGCCACTGGTGGTACGAAGGTCCCCTCTTCATCGAGGAGCTATTCAGAGAACTAAACGGGGATATTACGGTTGTACCTTCGACCCCGCCAGAAGTTATCAAATCGATGGAGCAGGCTCAGGTAGTTACTCCAAACATCTCCACCTGGGGAGCCAACGGTTACAACGAGGTTTGGCTCAACGGAAGGAACGACTGGATTTACAGACACCTGGACGAGGGCGCCAAGAGAATGATTGAACTGGCTAGAAAGTATGACAGAACTGACGACAGTCTGAAGATAAGGGCTTTGAACCAGATGGCAAGAGAGCTTCTTCTCGCTCAATCAAGCGATTGGGCATTCATAATAACTACCAACACAACTGTGGAATACGCAGTCAATAGGACCAAGACCCATATTGACAGGTTGCTCTCGTTGCACAGTGAAATCGAAAACAACTCTATTGATGAAGAAAAACTGAAGACACTTGAATGGGTTGATTCTATATTTCCGAGTATAGACTTCAGAGTCTACGCAAAGCAGGTTGGTTAG
- a CDS encoding tRNA (adenine-N1)-methyltransferase, whose product MIEYGDNVLILLEDEETRYFSEVKKGGILKTHFGNLIMDSLVGKEFGERINLGLRNAYLIKPSMIDGIFSLKRSTQIVYPKDMAFILLTLDIKPGDVVYEAGTGTGVMTSILSRQVGESGKVVSFEKRSDFLEKAKKNVSRLGFIERVSFVAGEIAECDIRQRADAFFLDVPEPSTSLETSIMILKGSGRICVICPTTNQVQETIEILRNLGVIDIQVWEIMARNYKTNPERFRPEDRMIGHTTYLVFGIKAEGRKFNVKRESP is encoded by the coding sequence ATGATCGAATACGGTGACAACGTACTGATTCTGCTCGAAGATGAGGAAACGAGGTACTTCTCTGAGGTGAAGAAGGGCGGCATTCTCAAAACGCATTTTGGAAATCTCATTATGGATTCCCTGGTTGGAAAGGAATTCGGAGAGAGAATAAACCTAGGTCTTCGAAATGCTTACCTTATCAAACCATCTATGATCGACGGGATTTTTTCTCTGAAAAGATCTACTCAGATAGTTTATCCAAAGGATATGGCATTCATCTTATTGACCCTGGACATAAAACCGGGAGATGTAGTCTACGAAGCCGGAACCGGAACCGGCGTGATGACTTCAATTTTGTCCCGGCAGGTGGGCGAATCGGGCAAGGTCGTATCCTTTGAGAAAAGATCGGATTTTCTTGAGAAGGCTAAGAAAAATGTCAGCCGTCTGGGCTTCATCGAAAGGGTATCCTTCGTAGCAGGGGAGATCGCTGAATGCGATATAAGGCAAAGGGCTGACGCCTTCTTTCTCGATGTACCGGAACCTTCTACTTCTCTTGAAACTTCGATAATGATTCTCAAGGGAAGTGGACGAATTTGTGTAATCTGTCCTACAACCAACCAGGTTCAGGAAACGATAGAAATTCTCAGAAATCTCGGAGTTATTGATATTCAGGTGTGGGAGATAATGGCCAGGAACTACAAGACAAATCCCGAGAGGTTTCGACCGGAAGACAGAATGATTGGTCATACAACATACCTGGTGTTCGGCATAAAAGCTGAAGGGAGGAAGTTTAATGTCAAGAGGGAAAGCCCTTAA